The proteins below are encoded in one region of Armatimonadota bacterium:
- a CDS encoding glycosyltransferase family 39 protein, with the protein MKKLSTLILVLAILTAAAGFRIWGLDWGLPTKQHFFSYHPDETILLNAAISVDLLSGHLDPGFYNYGSLYVFLSNLAITTATLLGAINIGGDPLSSIGEFAKVYMSGRVVTVTLGILTVYLMYALGRRMHGRLVGLLAAAFMAIAPIHVMHSRFMTVDVPATFFVALSLLYAARIPDDDRWRNYILAGLHAGFAAATKYNAGLVVIALGAAHLASINGRPLLLAFHRKWLGGIAAAAAGFLIGCPGSVLNTQAFVRDFRFEALHAGSGHGLLFAGTGSGFSYHLMHSLLPGLGPALLIPGIPGVVLALTKARPFSVVARILTPWRLQIAMPQAAVRDLMLIAFLASYYTLIGIAQVRFARYTMPILPIVLLLGARIVIECARTRRITAAIVSTVTAACLLYTAAYTAALSTVFASTDTRDEAAVWVRANVPEGSSIALPTTPWFYTPPLLPNFGQVNAEDRLAAAEDSAEYVFVVDGREEWNARLFAETAPDYAILSEFEYEDRRRVGDMDYKRYFEILKQDYELEKRFSRRPAILGMPFPLQWEMPHDMSYASPEILIYRRSGQSSG; encoded by the coding sequence TTGAAGAAGCTTAGTACCCTGATTCTCGTCTTGGCGATATTGACGGCCGCTGCCGGATTCCGCATCTGGGGCCTAGACTGGGGACTGCCTACCAAACAGCACTTCTTCTCGTACCATCCGGACGAGACGATCCTGTTGAACGCAGCCATCTCCGTTGACCTTCTCTCGGGGCATCTCGACCCGGGCTTCTACAACTACGGCTCGCTATACGTCTTCCTGTCGAACCTCGCGATCACAACGGCCACGTTGCTCGGCGCAATCAACATAGGCGGCGACCCTCTCTCCTCGATCGGGGAGTTCGCCAAGGTGTACATGAGCGGCCGGGTCGTCACCGTCACACTCGGAATCCTGACTGTATATCTCATGTACGCGCTCGGACGGCGGATGCATGGCAGGTTGGTCGGACTGCTGGCGGCGGCATTCATGGCGATCGCTCCGATTCACGTCATGCACTCGAGGTTCATGACAGTAGACGTGCCTGCGACCTTCTTCGTTGCACTCTCCCTGCTGTATGCCGCTCGGATTCCGGATGACGATCGCTGGCGGAATTACATCTTGGCTGGGTTGCACGCCGGTTTCGCGGCGGCCACGAAGTATAACGCCGGCCTGGTGGTGATCGCGCTCGGAGCCGCGCACCTGGCTTCCATCAACGGCAGACCCCTGCTGCTGGCGTTTCATCGGAAGTGGCTCGGGGGCATCGCGGCGGCAGCGGCCGGATTCCTGATCGGATGCCCGGGCTCGGTTCTCAACACGCAAGCGTTCGTCCGTGACTTCAGATTCGAAGCGCTCCACGCAGGCAGCGGCCACGGACTGCTGTTTGCCGGCACGGGGTCTGGGTTCTCCTATCATCTGATGCACTCGCTTCTTCCCGGACTGGGGCCCGCCCTACTCATCCCGGGGATACCCGGAGTGGTCCTGGCCCTGACCAAGGCACGACCTTTCAGTGTCGTCGCCCGCATACTGACACCCTGGCGACTTCAGATCGCCATGCCTCAAGCTGCGGTGCGCGACTTGATGCTCATAGCCTTCCTGGCCTCGTACTACACGCTGATCGGGATCGCCCAGGTGCGATTCGCCAGATACACGATGCCGATACTGCCGATAGTGCTGCTGCTCGGCGCGAGGATAGTTATCGAGTGCGCGCGAACCCGACGGATCACCGCCGCGATCGTCTCGACTGTCACTGCTGCCTGCTTATTATACACGGCTGCATATACGGCTGCTCTATCCACCGTGTTTGCCTCGACCGACACTCGTGATGAGGCCGCGGTGTGGGTCAGAGCCAACGTGCCAGAGGGGAGTTCGATCGCCCTTCCGACCACACCCTGGTTCTACACTCCTCCTCTCCTGCCGAACTTCGGGCAGGTCAACGCGGAGGATCGTCTGGCCGCGGCGGAAGATTCTGCCGAATACGTGTTCGTCGTGGACGGCCGAGAGGAATGGAACGCCCGATTGTTCGCCGAGACAGCGCCCGACTACGCCATACTATCCGAGTTCGAATACGAGGACCGAAGGCGTGTCGGCGATATGGACTACAAGCGGTATTTCGAGATATTGAAGCAGGACTACGAGTTGGAGAAGCGATTCTCTCGGAGGCCCGCCATTCTCGGCATGCCCTTCCCTCTTCAGTGGGAGATGCCGCACGACATGTCCTACGCAAGCCCGGAGATTCTTATCTACCGCAGGAGCGGGCAGTCAAGTGGATAG